A genome region from Gadus chalcogrammus isolate NIFS_2021 chromosome 7, NIFS_Gcha_1.0, whole genome shotgun sequence includes the following:
- the nlrc3l1 gene encoding NLR family CARD domain-containing protein 3, giving the protein MELGDTDSDSLPFGEGVSGRGGDSNEGGNDDDDDLYYIPERRASLDLGQESSPGDGAQWWCQPAVLSYTTMGSDEERNREQSMEDQDESRVLLESNGSFSSDYSFNSDCEKTTRKIGSKAHPVRGHPKKPPLLSDFTEPPHPSLTLAFTFQAIRETLEKMPEGHLRHFKETLWRSYPQSLIASPQSMDLLDLVDRMLGSFNIQGSLQIVKNLLEEMGQEQLVLNLQELCVQNEVRFELRQNLKCKYRDVQEDSAIQGEKKLFHDIYTDLHMIKGLDNGPNVQHEYRNIEKLNSYHKPEPTISSKDIFGSNWIEKKCLKALLMTGMAGTGKSMAVQKFILDWAEERSHQHISFLFPLPFRELNAFQGSEISMLHLLNQLYPETKKLKDICAVGGHVLFVLDGLDEYTQELDFQYTEIWCDFKEATPFNVLLVNFLRGNLFFSGLLWVTSRPLRSKCMPSEGVHQVAEVWGFTDDQKVEYFKRRFTDPVHAGRVIDYVNSCKTLHIMCHLPLFCSVLSQLWERRFAGQRGDLPQSITPIYTQLLLVLLSKRRLRAPARSPSEERNFLVGLGKTAWLALEQGQVKITEAHQKAGIGGAMDEAVVNSGLCTEFTVKQFVMYSETVHCFIHSTVQEYMAALYVFLEFRNQGMSVFKESSKRKQTQDLKNSKQVYSSALERTLLCEDGRFNLFLRFLFGMASKSNVELLKHFIGSTENWPSVVKDTVALIKKKMSEKLQNHPETRALLQSCLDELTPEN; this is encoded by the exons atggAACTGGGTGATACGGACTCGGACAGTCTTCCCTTTGGGGAAGGCGTGTCGGGGCGTGGAGGGGATTCCAATGAGGGgggaaatgatgatgatgatgacctaTACTACATCCCTGAGAGGAGAGCTTCTCTGGATCTGGGGCAGGAGTCTTCACCCGGAGATGGTGCCCAATGGTG GTGCCAGCCGGCAGTTCTGAGCTATACTACTATGGGGAGCGACGAGGAAAGGAACCGAGAACAGTCAATGGAGGACCAAGATGAATCAAG agTTCTACTGGAGAGCAACGGTTCTTTCTCTAGCGACTACTCCTTCAACAGTGATTGTGAGAAGACCACACGCAA GATCGGAAGCAAAGCACATCCCGTGCGTGGGCATCCTAAAAAACCTCCTCTTCTCAGCGACTTCACTGAACCGCCACACCCCTCGTTGACTTTGGCGTTTACCTTCCAG GCTATCCGTGAAACACTTGAGAAGATGCCAGAGGGGCATCTGAGGCACTTCAAAGAAACTCTGTGGAGGAGTTACCCACAATCCCTCATTGCTTCTCCCCAAAGCATGGACTTGCTGGACCTAGTGGACCGCATGCTTGGGTCTTTCAACATCCAGGGCTCTCTGCAGATAGTCAAAAACCTTCTGGAGGAGATGGGGCAGGAGCAGCTTGTTCTTAACCTCCAGGAGTTATGCGTTCAAA ATGAAGTACGTTTTGAGCTGAGACAGAATCTGAAGTGTAAATACAGGGACGTCCAGGAGGACTCGGCGATACAGGGAGAGAAGAAGCTCTTCCACGACATATACACCGACCTCCACATGATCAAAGGGTTGGACAATGGACCCAATGTTCAGCACGAATACAGGAACATAGAAAAATTAAACTCTTATCACAAACCAGAACCCACCATCTCATCTAAAGATATCTTCGGCAGCAATTGGATCGAGAAGAAATGTTTGAAGGCTCTCCTGATGACCGGCATGGCAGGAACAGGAAAGTCCATGGCAGTGCAGAAGTTCATCCTGGACTGGGCTGAGGAGCGGTCCCACCAGCACATCTCTTTTCTCTTCCCGCTGCCCTTCAGAGAGCTCAATGCCTTCCAGGGATCGGAGATCAGCATGCTGCACCTACTAAACCAGCTCTACCCAGAAACCAAAAAGTTGAAGGACATATGCGCGGTCGGTGGACATGTGCTGTTTGTCTTGGACGGTCTCGATGAGTACACCCAGGAGCTTGACTTCCAATACACAGAGATCTGGTGCGACTTCAAGGAAGCCACACCCTTCAATGTGTTGTTGGTCAACTTCCTCCGAGGGAACCTGTTCTTCAGCGGCCTGCTCTGGGTCACGTCCCGGCCTCTGAGATCAAAGTGCATGCCGTCGGAGGGCGTGCATCAAGTAGCGGAGGTATGGGGCTTTACTGATGACCAGAAGGTGGAATACTTCAAGAGGAGGTTTACGGACCCTGTACACGCAGGTCGGGTGATTGACTATGTCAACTCGTGCAAGACCCTCCACATCATGTGCCACCTGCCCCTGTTCTGCTCGGTGTTGAGCCAATTGTGGGAGCGTAGGTTTGCCGGGCAGAGGGGGGATCTACCCCAAAGCATCACACCCATCTACACCCAGCTTCTTCTCGTGCTCCTGTCCAAGCGACGTTTGAGAGCGCCAGCTCGAAGCCCGAGCGAGGAGAGAAATTTCCTGGTGGGCCTGGGCAAGACGGCATGGCTCGCGCTGGAACAGGGACAGGTGAAGATCACCGAGGCCCACCAGAAAGCGGGCATTGGGGGGGCGATGGACGAGGCGGTGGTCAATAGCGGCTTGTGCACAGAGTTTACGGTCAAACAGTTTGTCATGTATAGTGAGACGGTCCACTGCTTTATTCACTCCACCGTTCAGGAGTACATGGCCGCCCTGTATGTTTTTCTAGAGTTCAGGAACCAGGGAATGAGTGTCTTCAAGGAATCATCAAAAAGAAAGCAAACCCAGGACTTAAAGAACAGTAAACAGGTTTACTCAAGTGCTTTAGAAAGGACCCTACTCTGTGAGGATGGGAGATTTAACCTTTTCCTACGTTTTCTCTTTGGCATGGCGTCAAAGAGCAATGTTGAGCTTCTCAAACATTTCATCGGTTCTACAGAGAATTGGCCATCTGTCGTTAAGGACACTGTTGCTCTtattaagaagaagatgagtGAAAAGCTTCAGAATCATCCTGAAACTAGAGCCCTCTTGCAGTCCTGTCTGGATGAACTGACCCCGGAAAACtaa